From one Paenibacillus terrae HPL-003 genomic stretch:
- the phnE gene encoding phosphonate ABC transporter, permease protein PhnE has protein sequence MMDDQKNSMSAKVGRESFDVKKNFPKLLSTIVALVVLGWSAQQVNFSIFDLIKGLPNIWDFISRSFPPDFTHLGKYSLSVLETVQMALVGTVLAVIIAIPLGIGAAQNISPHPVIYNICRTILNTIRSISEMIVALIFVTAVGLGPFPGVLALAIHSAGMLGKFYAEAIENTDKGQIEALEASGANRWQVIRYAIWPQILPEFITVNLYRWEINVRSATVLGLVGAGGVGFELTSTLRLFRYQESLTIVILILATVMILDTLCAKIRQRII, from the coding sequence ATGATGGATGATCAGAAAAATAGTATGAGTGCCAAGGTTGGCCGGGAGTCTTTTGACGTAAAAAAAAATTTCCCGAAATTGTTATCTACAATTGTTGCTCTTGTTGTATTAGGCTGGAGTGCTCAGCAGGTTAATTTCAGTATTTTCGATCTGATCAAAGGACTCCCCAATATATGGGATTTTATCTCCAGATCATTTCCTCCAGATTTTACACATTTGGGCAAATATTCATTATCCGTTCTTGAGACCGTTCAAATGGCACTTGTTGGTACTGTACTTGCCGTCATCATTGCTATTCCGCTTGGAATAGGTGCGGCCCAAAATATCAGTCCACATCCTGTGATTTACAATATTTGCCGCACTATTCTTAACACGATCCGATCGATTTCGGAAATGATTGTGGCGTTAATTTTTGTAACTGCAGTGGGCTTAGGACCGTTTCCCGGTGTACTGGCTCTTGCCATCCATTCGGCGGGAATGCTCGGTAAATTTTATGCTGAAGCTATCGAAAATACTGATAAAGGCCAGATCGAAGCCCTGGAAGCGTCAGGTGCCAATCGTTGGCAGGTTATCCGCTATGCCATCTGGCCACAAATTTTGCCAGAGTTTATAACCGTAAACCTCTATCGCTGGGAAATCAATGTAAGGTCAGCAACAGTACTGGGGCTGGTCGGAGCCGGGGGGGTAGGATTTGAACTGACTAGTACTCTCCGTCTTTTCCGGTACCAGGAATCACTTACCATTGTTATCTTAATCTTGGCCACAGTCATGATTTTGGATACATTGTGCGCAAAAATTCGCCAGCGTATTATATAG
- the phnC gene encoding phosphonate ABC transporter ATP-binding protein, producing MIEVVDLVKSYGQEIILKNINCSFESNDAVVLLGPSGAGKSTLLRCLNGLVEATSGSIYMDGKKLPTNKKEIRFIRKNIGMIFQNFNLVKRLTVLDNVLCGRLSYNPTLPSLFKVYKKEDYELALHYLEKVGLVEKRNQRADSLSGGQMQRIAIARALVQQPKLLLADEPVASLDPKTSHSIMDLLMEIYEEEKLTMIITLHQIDLAPKYSKRILGLNSGNIVADYRSDQVNASDLYRLYENNQESGEDRKHEEQRHDG from the coding sequence AATCATTTTAAAAAATATTAATTGCTCCTTTGAAAGCAATGACGCGGTTGTGTTGCTCGGCCCCAGCGGGGCCGGCAAATCAACCCTGTTAAGGTGCTTGAACGGGTTGGTTGAAGCAACTTCCGGCAGTATCTATATGGATGGAAAAAAGCTTCCAACCAATAAAAAGGAAATACGGTTTATAAGAAAAAATATCGGAATGATCTTTCAGAATTTTAACCTTGTCAAGCGGCTCACAGTACTGGATAACGTGCTCTGTGGGCGCCTGTCCTATAATCCGACCCTACCATCTTTATTCAAGGTGTATAAAAAGGAAGACTATGAATTAGCTCTTCATTACCTGGAGAAGGTAGGATTAGTTGAGAAACGGAATCAAAGAGCCGATAGCTTGAGCGGTGGGCAAATGCAAAGGATTGCTATTGCGAGAGCCTTGGTTCAACAGCCGAAATTACTGCTTGCCGATGAGCCTGTTGCCAGCCTGGACCCCAAAACATCCCATTCTATCATGGATCTTTTGATGGAAATCTATGAGGAAGAGAAATTAACCATGATTATTACCCTGCATCAGATTGACCTGGCTCCAAAATACAGCAAAAGAATTCTCGGTCTGAACTCCGGGAATATCGTGGCGGATTATCGTTCTGATCAGGTCAATGCTTCTGATTTGTATCGACTTTACGAGAACAATCAGGAATCAGGTGAAGATAGAAAGCATGAGGAGCAAAGACATGATGGATGA